DNA sequence from the Agrobacterium tumefaciens genome:
GGCTCTCAGCCGGCTCCCCCGCTTCTCTTCCGGCCGACCACATGTTCCCGCCAGATTGTGAAGAGGCCGGCGGCAATGACGATTGCTGCGCCCAGTACCATATTTGATGTCACGATCTCACCATAGATGGTGACACCAATGATAGAGACGAGCACGAGCTGGTAATAGGAGAAAGGCTGCACGGAAGCTGCATCCGCCAGTTCGAACGCTTTTATCAGGCAATAATGACCGCTCATGCCGGTAATGCAGAGCGCCAGCATCCATCCCCAGTCATAGGGTTCGAGGCTGACCCAATAAAACGGACCTACCAGCGTCAGTGCCGCTGCACCGGCAACGCCGGTATAAAAAAAGCTCGTCATCGCGGTATCGCTCCTGCTGCCGAGGCGGGTGAGCACGCCGTAAAGCGCCAGCATGAAGGCGGCGATGAAAGTGATGATCAGGCTGTTGTCGAAACCTTCGCCATCGGGTTTCAGGATGACGAGAACACCGATG
Encoded proteins:
- a CDS encoding DMT family transporter; amino-acid sequence: MPSPKTGFLYALVAFTIFAAQDGISKHLGSAYPPVFIAMLRYWAFAVFVLLMAARSSGGIRGAVMANRPWLQIGRGVLLAVQIVFSIFSFAIVGLAHSHSIIASAPLIVAALSVPLLGEKVGWRRWCAIFVGFIGVLVILKPDGEGFDNSLIITFIAAFMLALYGVLTRLGSRSDTAMTSFFYTGVAGAAALTLVGPFYWVSLEPYDWGWMLALCITGMSGHYCLIKAFELADAASVQPFSYYQLVLVSIIGVTIYGEIVTSNMVLGAAIVIAAGLFTIWREHVVGRKRSGGAG